In Nocardioides marinus, one DNA window encodes the following:
- a CDS encoding oligosaccharide flippase family protein: MGGVAVARLEVHEEQARAGDGRGSDEGRAARGALWFATNSIVVKGAQTLVLLTLAATLAPSALGLVALGTLVVNVSAILGNLGTSGALVYWRGDVTAAARTAVTIGLVSASAMTLLLWFAAPAMASALRAEDGGAAVIRGLVVTLPALAVAAVTQELLRRELRFLRRVVPEASGALVGAVVAIVLATQGMGVMSLVAGQVVQGVLTLLLAWVVHPPVLPGWDAASARGLLSYGAPFAGANLLEVLQLNVDYLLVARVLGAVALGQYSLGFRIAYMPYVLIVLVVTGAAFPYLCRRRGESVGHAAEVVLTVLTALLAPLVVLSALAPEQLMLLGEKWAEAVSVLAAMALFSWVLGLTQAIQVALNASGLPGVAMRLRLLHLAGLSAALLLTVRGGVVAVAWTQTVVTAATALLAVALAARLVAGFDPLRWVRSLWPVLVGSGAAALALLAGDALGDATGLAAVSVLRTVLLTLAVLTSYAAVLWLTRSAQVRAAWAVVRDAS, encoded by the coding sequence ATGGGGGGGGTGGCCGTGGCGCGGCTCGAGGTGCACGAGGAGCAGGCCCGCGCCGGCGACGGACGGGGCTCCGACGAGGGCCGCGCCGCCCGCGGCGCGCTGTGGTTCGCGACCAACAGCATCGTCGTCAAGGGCGCCCAGACCCTCGTCCTGCTGACGCTCGCCGCGACGCTCGCCCCCTCCGCACTCGGACTCGTGGCCCTGGGCACCCTGGTCGTGAACGTGTCGGCCATCCTGGGCAACCTCGGCACCTCCGGGGCGCTGGTCTACTGGCGCGGGGACGTCACCGCGGCGGCCCGCACCGCCGTGACGATCGGTCTGGTCAGCGCCTCCGCCATGACCCTGCTGCTGTGGTTCGCCGCGCCGGCCATGGCCTCCGCCCTGCGCGCCGAGGACGGCGGCGCCGCGGTGATCCGCGGCCTGGTCGTCACGCTGCCGGCCCTGGCGGTGGCGGCGGTCACCCAGGAGCTGCTGCGCCGTGAGCTGCGCTTCCTGCGCCGCGTCGTCCCCGAGGCCAGCGGCGCGCTCGTCGGTGCCGTGGTCGCGATCGTGCTGGCCACCCAGGGGATGGGCGTGATGTCGTTGGTGGCCGGCCAGGTGGTGCAGGGCGTCCTCACGTTGCTGCTCGCCTGGGTCGTGCACCCCCCGGTGCTCCCCGGCTGGGACGCCGCCAGTGCCCGCGGGCTGCTGTCCTACGGAGCGCCGTTCGCCGGTGCCAACCTGCTCGAGGTCCTCCAGCTCAACGTCGACTACCTGCTGGTGGCCCGGGTGCTCGGCGCGGTCGCCCTCGGGCAGTACTCCCTGGGCTTCCGCATCGCCTACATGCCCTACGTGCTGATCGTCCTGGTCGTCACCGGGGCTGCCTTCCCCTACCTGTGCCGGCGTCGCGGCGAGAGCGTGGGCCACGCAGCGGAGGTCGTGCTGACGGTCCTCACCGCGCTGCTGGCCCCCCTGGTCGTGCTGTCCGCCCTGGCCCCCGAGCAGCTGATGCTGCTGGGGGAGAAGTGGGCCGAGGCGGTGTCGGTCCTCGCGGCGATGGCGCTCTTCTCCTGGGTCCTCGGGCTCACGCAGGCCATCCAGGTGGCGCTCAACGCCTCGGGCCTGCCGGGGGTCGCCATGCGACTGCGGCTCCTGCACCTCGCCGGCCTGTCGGCGGCGCTGCTCCTGACGGTCCGTGGGGGCGTGGTGGCCGTCGCCTGGACGCAGACGGTCGTGACCGCCGCGACGGCGCTGCTGGCGGTGGCCCTGGCCGCCAGGCTGGTCGCGGGCTTCGACCCCCTCCGGTGGGTGCGGTCGCTGTGGCCGGTGCTCGTGGGCAGCGGCGCGGCGGCCCTGGCACTGCTGGCCGGTGACGCCCTCGGCGACGCCACGGGCCTGGCGGCGGTCTCGGTGCTGCGCACCGTGCTGCTCACCCTGGCCGTGCTGACGAGCTACGCCGCCGTGCTGTGGTTGACCCGGTCGGCCCAGGTGCGCGCCGCCTGGGCGGTCGTGCGGGACGCGTCATGA
- a CDS encoding polysaccharide deacetylase family protein — MRPQVRAVARGLRPLRRTVRRLRSEEPLTLIGWHRIDDRHTDGLSTSETAFEQHLDLLEERDARVLPLCEAVERLALGSLPPRAVALTFDDGYASVVETAWPLLRKRDMPATLFVCSEYLPGTQRFDWDTTEPVHERHRVATAEQIVDAHAEGLDIGSHTRTHPWLPALDDEALAHELLESREVLEDLVRVPVRTLAYPTGGWDRRVRAAAARAGYTAAVTVSKGTNRRRTHPLSLHRAFVPEEVDDLDLLLDGAYGFLRPVDAVRRPREAP, encoded by the coding sequence ATGAGGCCGCAGGTGCGGGCGGTCGCCCGCGGGCTGCGGCCCCTCAGGCGCACGGTGCGCCGGCTGCGGTCCGAGGAGCCGCTGACCCTCATCGGTTGGCACCGGATCGACGACCGGCACACCGACGGCCTCTCGACCTCCGAGACCGCCTTCGAGCAGCACCTCGACCTGCTGGAGGAGAGGGACGCCCGGGTGCTGCCGCTCTGCGAGGCGGTGGAACGACTCGCCCTCGGGTCCCTGCCTCCCCGTGCGGTGGCGCTCACCTTCGACGACGGCTACGCCAGCGTCGTGGAGACCGCCTGGCCGCTGCTGCGCAAGCGGGACATGCCCGCGACCCTCTTCGTCTGCTCGGAGTACCTCCCCGGTACGCAGCGCTTCGACTGGGACACCACCGAGCCCGTCCACGAGCGGCACCGGGTCGCCACCGCGGAACAGATCGTCGACGCCCACGCCGAGGGGCTCGACATCGGCTCGCACACCCGCACCCACCCGTGGCTGCCGGCGCTGGACGACGAGGCACTGGCGCACGAGCTGCTGGAGTCCCGCGAGGTCCTGGAGGACCTCGTGCGCGTGCCGGTGCGCACACTGGCGTACCCGACCGGCGGCTGGGACCGCCGCGTCCGCGCTGCCGCCGCGCGGGCCGGTTACACCGCCGCGGTCACCGTCAGCAAGGGCACCAACCGGCGGCGTACCCACCCGCTGTCCCTGCACCGCGCGTTCGTCCCGGAGGAGGTCGACGACCTCGACCTGCTCCTCGACGGCGCCTACGGCTTCCTGCGCCCCGTCGACGCCGTACGCCGGCCGCGGGAGGCCCCGTGA
- a CDS encoding GNAT family N-acetyltransferase, which translates to MVNHAAPPDPAHLVEVRDLGPWRAAWDGLVLRAPLPTPFLRTWWLDAQSAVQDGSALFVLVLSGEELIGGQALQVDRVLGARRIQMLGQGPLAPDHLDLLAAPGREAEVVELLAAWWRARRRTLVDLDGLAAGTRLVTAVGTPALARETAPHLRTDDLGDGYLATRSANLRRAVRRARRDFGREGLVLTRADQGGASAVDRALTGFAALHSLRPDRAPLLSRMPELARAVHGGVAAGEARVHVLGRPGEAPVAVALAWWCARRLSTYQVARSLAREHAHAGTLMMVEMIEHGVADGAREVDLLRGDADYKLRLADEQRDLVLVRTGRGALPRAVLAAHAARGRLAAGRRPFTGSSPEDSSPRP; encoded by the coding sequence ATGGTGAACCACGCCGCACCGCCGGACCCCGCGCACCTCGTCGAGGTCCGTGACCTCGGCCCGTGGCGTGCGGCGTGGGACGGGCTCGTGCTCCGGGCCCCGCTCCCCACGCCGTTCCTGCGCACCTGGTGGCTCGACGCCCAGAGTGCTGTGCAGGACGGGTCCGCACTGTTCGTGCTGGTCCTCAGCGGTGAGGAGCTGATCGGCGGCCAGGCGCTGCAGGTCGACCGGGTGCTGGGCGCGCGACGGATCCAGATGCTCGGCCAGGGGCCGCTGGCACCCGACCACCTCGACCTGCTCGCCGCGCCGGGCCGGGAGGCCGAGGTCGTCGAGCTGCTCGCCGCTTGGTGGCGTGCCCGACGACGCACACTGGTCGACCTCGACGGCCTGGCCGCGGGCACCCGCCTGGTCACGGCCGTAGGCACCCCGGCGCTCGCGCGCGAGACGGCCCCGCACCTGCGGACCGACGACCTCGGCGACGGGTACCTCGCCACCCGGTCGGCGAACCTGCGCCGAGCCGTCCGCCGAGCCCGTCGCGACTTCGGTCGCGAGGGTCTGGTGCTCACGCGCGCCGACCAGGGCGGGGCCTCCGCCGTCGACCGCGCGCTGACCGGGTTCGCGGCGCTGCACTCCCTGCGCCCGGACCGCGCCCCTCTCCTCAGCCGGATGCCGGAGCTCGCGCGCGCCGTGCACGGCGGCGTGGCCGCGGGCGAGGCACGCGTGCACGTCCTCGGTCGGCCCGGCGAGGCACCGGTCGCGGTGGCGCTCGCGTGGTGGTGCGCGCGACGGCTCTCGACGTACCAGGTGGCGCGATCGCTGGCGCGGGAGCACGCACACGCCGGCACGCTGATGATGGTGGAGATGATCGAGCACGGGGTGGCCGACGGGGCCAGGGAGGTCGACCTGCTGCGCGGCGACGCCGACTACAAGCTCCGGCTCGCGGACGAGCAGCGTGACCTGGTGCTGGTCCGCACCGGCCGGGGCGCACTCCCCCGTGCGGTGCTGGCCGCCCACGCCGCCCGGGGCCGGCTGGCCGCGGGTCGCCGACCGTTCACCGGCTCGTCACCCGAGGACTCGTCACCCCGCCCCTGA
- a CDS encoding metallophosphoesterase, which yields MGHGPHRPYVSRRQFVQRTAAVGIAAGAGPFLWQQPGYSAQTPVEQIHGQFGQDASREAAFSWMTPGPVRRPFVQIGGERVRAETVQYAGYPGYLHHARVDRLLPDTRYRYAVGHQGAVRSTKAVWRTGPRPGTPFTFTAFGDQGTDVPDLTNIQDFDPLTLQTITHQQPPFQASLNRDLAHSMNPAFHVIVGDTSYANGDQTIWDDWFRGIEKMARTMPWMPCIGNHEIEAAAGIGGFSLTGLLGGEDDSWGPLGYDAYRHRFALPENGDKDWEGNWYRFRYGSVEFISIDNNDVNTEVTANIGYSEGRQEQWVKRTLRRAAKDPGVDFIIVLMHQAAFSSGLHGSDPGVRKAWFRLFAKYGVDLVIQGHDHHYERTHLMRRAKVVEAAEDGHYTSDVGTMYIVSGNGGGVQRGEGLFGGGDFTAAIQAMEVGTVKVEVVPDTGRGTKRLVLGEYSATRGGAPIEEGIVIERSLDRGKRSARVAEEPEAAAPRLVLPSEDPVGPLHETTGGVAALAMGAASTAAPGTTWTRGSADEEVAELRAQRRSGVRRVLRDLR from the coding sequence GTGGGTCACGGTCCGCACCGCCCGTACGTCTCCCGCCGACAGTTCGTGCAGCGCACGGCCGCGGTCGGCATCGCTGCGGGGGCAGGACCGTTCCTGTGGCAGCAGCCCGGCTACTCCGCGCAGACGCCGGTGGAACAGATCCACGGGCAGTTCGGCCAGGACGCCTCCCGGGAGGCCGCGTTCAGCTGGATGACCCCGGGGCCGGTGCGCCGGCCGTTCGTGCAGATCGGCGGCGAGCGGGTGCGCGCCGAGACGGTGCAGTACGCCGGCTACCCCGGCTACCTCCACCACGCGCGGGTCGACCGACTCCTCCCCGACACCCGCTACCGCTACGCCGTGGGCCACCAGGGCGCGGTGCGGTCGACCAAGGCGGTCTGGCGCACGGGCCCCCGCCCCGGCACGCCCTTCACCTTCACCGCCTTCGGCGACCAGGGCACCGACGTCCCGGACCTGACCAACATCCAGGACTTCGACCCGCTGACCCTGCAGACCATCACCCACCAGCAGCCGCCGTTCCAGGCCTCGCTCAACCGGGACCTGGCCCACTCGATGAACCCCGCCTTCCACGTGATCGTCGGCGACACCTCCTACGCCAACGGCGACCAGACGATCTGGGACGACTGGTTCCGCGGCATCGAGAAGATGGCGCGGACCATGCCGTGGATGCCGTGCATCGGCAACCACGAGATCGAGGCGGCCGCAGGCATCGGCGGCTTCTCCCTGACGGGGCTGCTCGGCGGGGAGGACGACTCCTGGGGCCCACTGGGCTACGACGCCTACCGGCACCGCTTCGCGCTGCCGGAGAACGGCGACAAGGACTGGGAGGGCAACTGGTACCGCTTCCGCTACGGCTCGGTGGAGTTCATCTCCATCGACAACAACGACGTCAACACCGAGGTCACCGCCAACATCGGCTACTCCGAGGGCCGCCAGGAGCAGTGGGTCAAGCGCACCCTGCGACGCGCCGCGAAGGACCCCGGCGTCGACTTCATCATCGTGCTGATGCACCAGGCCGCGTTCTCCTCCGGACTGCACGGCAGCGACCCCGGCGTGCGCAAGGCGTGGTTCCGCCTCTTCGCGAAGTACGGCGTCGACCTGGTCATCCAGGGCCACGACCACCACTACGAGCGCACCCACCTGATGCGGCGCGCGAAGGTCGTCGAGGCTGCCGAGGACGGCCACTACACCTCCGACGTCGGGACGATGTACATCGTCTCCGGCAACGGCGGCGGCGTGCAGCGCGGCGAGGGCCTCTTCGGCGGCGGCGACTTCACCGCGGCGATCCAGGCGATGGAGGTCGGCACCGTCAAGGTCGAGGTGGTCCCCGACACCGGTCGCGGGACCAAGCGGCTGGTGCTGGGCGAGTACTCAGCCACCCGCGGCGGTGCCCCCATCGAGGAGGGCATCGTCATCGAGCGCAGCCTGGACCGCGGCAAGCGGTCGGCGCGGGTCGCCGAGGAGCCGGAGGCCGCCGCCCCACGGCTCGTGCTGCCCTCGGAGGACCCGGTCGGGCCGCTGCACGAGACCACCGGCGGCGTCGCCGCGCTCGCGATGGGTGCCGCCTCGACCGCGGCCCCGGGCACGACGTGGACCCGCGGGTCGGCCGACGAGGAGGTCGCCGAGCTGCGCGCACAGCGGCGCTCCGGCGTACGACGGGTGCTGCGCGACCTGCGGTAG
- a CDS encoding ATP synthase F0 subunit B, which translates to MNHDTGTRPDADDTSHTVRTADGHDEADGAETPSQAAQEAARLRQENAARRDAGSLLAEATRLSQEAAEEADRLLESAQETAERLVAEARERAEALVTQARQESQELRDEAALEVAGAREDLEQQRARARAEVTAELREEVAALRARTEGLVEELRGTLGELGGLLGGAKSTVEHVLRTATDLDDVGRRIAAHDQRSSSASDTPSRPAPELVVAAPAVEDEPPTPAGPESDSSDDRPEQSPDLDRADAPTDTPVDHLGDDPGDHLAQPFSMDLEHLGADRTDELSEQAPRSTTVEQEQRPLGWLFRGV; encoded by the coding sequence ATGAACCACGACACGGGCACGCGCCCTGACGCCGACGACACCAGCCACACCGTCCGCACCGCAGACGGCCATGACGAGGCCGACGGGGCGGAGACCCCGAGCCAGGCGGCCCAGGAGGCTGCGCGGCTGCGCCAGGAGAACGCAGCGCGCCGCGACGCCGGATCGCTGCTGGCCGAGGCGACCAGGCTGAGCCAGGAGGCGGCCGAGGAGGCCGACCGGCTGCTCGAGAGCGCGCAGGAGACCGCCGAGCGACTGGTGGCAGAGGCCCGCGAGCGGGCCGAGGCGCTGGTGACCCAGGCGCGGCAGGAGAGCCAGGAGCTGCGCGACGAGGCGGCCCTCGAGGTCGCCGGTGCCCGCGAGGACCTCGAGCAGCAACGGGCCCGCGCCCGGGCCGAGGTCACGGCCGAGCTGCGTGAGGAGGTGGCAGCGCTGCGCGCTCGCACCGAGGGTCTCGTGGAGGAGCTGCGAGGCACGCTCGGGGAGCTGGGCGGACTCCTCGGTGGCGCGAAGTCGACCGTCGAGCACGTCCTGCGCACCGCGACTGACCTCGACGACGTCGGGCGCCGGATCGCGGCGCACGACCAGCGGTCGTCCTCGGCGTCCGACACGCCGTCGCGTCCCGCCCCGGAGCTCGTCGTGGCCGCCCCGGCGGTCGAGGACGAGCCCCCGACCCCGGCGGGACCGGAGTCCGATTCCTCTGACGACCGGCCCGAGCAGTCACCGGACCTCGACCGGGCCGACGCTCCGACCGACACCCCGGTCGACCACCTGGGCGACGACCCGGGCGACCACCTCGCCCAGCCCTTCTCCATGGACCTGGAGCACCTCGGGGCCGACCGCACCGACGAGCTGTCGGAGCAAGCCCCCCGGTCCACCACCGTCGAGCAGGAGCAGCGTCCCCTCGGGTGGCTCTTCCGCGGCGTCTGA
- the lepA gene encoding translation elongation factor 4: MPGQTDPAIIRNFCIIAHIDHGKSTLADRMLQLTGVVDERAARAQYLDRMDIERERGITIKSQAVRMPWGVGDDNEHGAEAGTYVLNMIDTPGHVDFTYEVSRSLEACEAAILLVDAAQGIEAQTLANLYLAMGADLHIIPVLNKIDLPSANPEKYAAELAGLVGCEPEDVLQVSAKTGLGVEALLDEIVKQTPPPVGAADKPARALIFDSVYDTYRGVITYVRVVDGKLNHRDRIKMMSTSATHEMLEVGVISPEQVKAGEIGVGEVGYLITGVKDVRQSRVGDTITTQHGGATDMLGGYKHPNPMVYAGLYPIDGDQFGDLREALEKLQLNDAALTYEPETSGALGFGFRCGFLGLLHMEITRDRLEREFGLDLISTAPNVVYDVVMEDGTEVEVTNPSEFPEGKIHEVREPVVKATILSPSDYIGTIMELCQTKRGTLGGMDYLSEDRVEMRYTLPMGEIVFDFFDQLKSRTKGYASLDYERSGDQSADLVKVDILLQGEPVDAFSAIVHKDAAYAYGVMMAGKLKELIPRQQFEVPIQAAIGARVIARENIRAIRKDVLAKCYGGDISRKRKLLEKQKEGKKRMKMVGRVEVPQEAFVAALSNDGAGSSIDKSKK, translated from the coding sequence GTGCCGGGCCAGACCGACCCGGCGATCATCCGGAACTTCTGCATCATCGCCCACATCGACCACGGCAAGTCGACCCTGGCCGACCGGATGCTCCAGCTGACCGGCGTCGTCGACGAGCGGGCTGCGCGTGCGCAGTACCTCGACCGGATGGACATCGAGCGCGAGCGCGGCATCACCATCAAGAGCCAGGCGGTGCGGATGCCGTGGGGCGTCGGGGACGACAACGAGCACGGCGCCGAGGCCGGCACCTACGTGCTGAACATGATCGACACCCCCGGGCACGTCGACTTCACCTACGAGGTCTCCCGCTCCCTGGAGGCCTGCGAGGCCGCGATCCTGCTCGTCGACGCCGCCCAGGGCATCGAGGCCCAGACGCTGGCGAACCTCTACCTCGCCATGGGTGCGGACCTGCACATCATCCCCGTGCTCAACAAGATCGACCTGCCCAGCGCCAACCCCGAGAAGTACGCCGCCGAGCTGGCCGGCCTCGTGGGCTGCGAGCCCGAGGACGTGCTCCAGGTCAGCGCCAAGACGGGCCTGGGCGTGGAGGCCCTGCTCGACGAGATCGTCAAGCAGACCCCGCCGCCGGTCGGCGCGGCCGACAAGCCGGCGCGCGCGCTGATCTTCGACTCCGTCTACGACACCTACCGCGGCGTGATCACCTACGTCCGGGTGGTCGACGGCAAGCTCAACCACCGCGACCGCATCAAGATGATGTCGACCAGCGCGACCCACGAGATGCTCGAGGTCGGGGTGATCAGCCCCGAGCAGGTCAAGGCCGGCGAGATCGGCGTGGGCGAGGTCGGCTACCTCATCACCGGGGTGAAGGACGTCCGCCAGTCCCGGGTCGGCGACACGATCACCACCCAGCACGGCGGCGCCACCGACATGCTCGGCGGCTACAAGCACCCCAACCCGATGGTCTACGCCGGGCTCTACCCGATCGACGGTGACCAGTTCGGCGACCTGCGCGAGGCGCTGGAGAAGCTCCAGCTCAACGACGCGGCGCTGACCTACGAGCCGGAGACCTCCGGTGCGCTGGGCTTCGGCTTCCGCTGCGGGTTCCTCGGGCTGCTGCACATGGAGATCACCCGCGACCGGCTCGAGCGCGAGTTCGGCCTCGACCTGATCTCCACCGCCCCCAACGTGGTCTACGACGTGGTGATGGAGGACGGCACCGAGGTCGAGGTGACCAACCCCAGCGAGTTCCCCGAGGGCAAGATCCACGAGGTCCGCGAGCCGGTCGTCAAGGCCACGATCCTCAGCCCCAGCGACTACATCGGCACGATCATGGAGCTGTGCCAGACCAAGCGCGGCACCCTCGGCGGGATGGACTACCTCTCCGAGGACCGCGTCGAGATGCGCTACACGCTGCCGATGGGCGAGATCGTCTTCGACTTCTTCGACCAGCTGAAGTCGCGCACCAAGGGGTACGCCTCCCTGGACTACGAGCGCTCCGGTGACCAGTCCGCCGACCTGGTCAAGGTCGACATCCTGCTGCAGGGCGAGCCGGTCGACGCGTTCTCGGCGATCGTGCACAAGGACGCCGCCTACGCCTACGGCGTGATGATGGCCGGCAAGCTCAAGGAGCTCATCCCGCGCCAGCAGTTCGAGGTGCCGATCCAGGCTGCCATCGGCGCCCGCGTGATCGCCCGCGAGAACATCCGCGCCATCCGCAAGGACGTCCTGGCCAAGTGCTACGGCGGTGACATCAGCCGCAAGCGCAAGCTGCTGGAGAAGCAGAAGGAGGGCAAGAAGCGGATGAAGATGGTCGGCCGCGTCGAGGTCCCCCAGGAGGCCTTCGTGGCCGCGCTCTCCAACGACGGTGCCGGCAGCTCGATCGACAAGTCCAAGAAGTAG